A segment of the Agarivorans albus genome:
AGGCAAGCCTAATAAAGAAAACGCTCTAGCCTTGTTCCTTTAAGATCAGCATAAACCTCATCTATGATGAACTCGTCTAGCTCTTCTCGCCAAGGCTGGCTAGCTAATACTTGTTGGTTTTTGTATACCGAATAATAGTCATCAGAATGACTTTCTCCGCTGGACACAACAAACTGCTCTGTACTCTCATGCCAATTTAACCCTACAAATTTAAACAAATTTTTCATTTTCGCGCAGGTATCATCTAACAGGTCTTCATAGTGCTGCACTAGAAACCTTGTTGGGTACTTGTCTGCCAAATCTAAATACATATTAGTGACTTCTTTCCATTTGTAATACCCAAAAAAATCTTCACTTCCTTGATTTTTACAATTGCCAAAACGCCACTCCTTTAAAATCTCAGCTCCCTTAGGAAACTCCTTTTCATTTTTCATCCAAGAACTTAATACTGCACAAGGGTGTCTCACCAAACCAACACCATGCACATAAGGCACCTTTCTTAGCATCGGTTCAATCACCGTTTGATATCGATTTTCTTTAAA
Coding sequences within it:
- a CDS encoding sulfotransferase, with the protein product MTVDKVVYIAGVARSGTSWLGQVFNSSPEVTFRFQPLFAYEFKNVINEDSNAEEFELLFENMFANDSSFLTQIDKVASGRYPQFEKSDSSSVLVFKENRYQTVIEPMLRKVPYVHGVGLVRHPCAVLSSWMKNEKEFPKGAEILKEWRFGNCKNQGSEDFFGYYKWKEVTNMYLDLADKYPTRFLVQHYEDLLDDTCAKMKNLFKFVGLNWHESTEQFVVSSGESHSDDYYSVYKNQQVLASQPWREELDEFIIDEVYADLKGTRLERFLY